In Flavobacterium lacustre, a genomic segment contains:
- a CDS encoding ABC transporter ATP-binding protein, with product MNNSTPNLKPIIAIKDLKKSYGDNHVLNGFNMVLNEGENLVIMGKSGSGKSVMIKCLIGLEEYDSGTILVMGKNIRELNHEQLDELRTEVGFLFQGSALYDSMTVRENLEFPLRRHTKKFGVIKDTTPLVMEALENVGLAQTVNLMPEELSGGMKRRIALARTLILQPSIILYDEPTTGLDPITAKEILLLMISIQKKYNTSAIIITHDVDCARVISNRMILLVDGINYAEGTFEELSTSTDPKVQAFFK from the coding sequence ATGAATAATTCAACACCTAATCTAAAACCTATTATAGCAATCAAAGACTTAAAAAAAAGTTATGGTGACAACCATGTTTTGAATGGTTTTAATATGGTTTTAAATGAAGGGGAAAATTTAGTTATCATGGGGAAATCCGGTTCCGGAAAATCTGTAATGATTAAATGTTTAATTGGATTAGAGGAATATGATAGCGGCACAATACTCGTGATGGGGAAAAATATCAGGGAATTGAATCATGAGCAATTAGATGAACTTCGAACCGAAGTGGGTTTTTTATTTCAAGGAAGCGCGCTTTATGATTCGATGACGGTGAGAGAAAATTTAGAATTTCCATTGCGGCGACATACCAAAAAGTTTGGTGTTATAAAAGATACAACACCATTGGTTATGGAAGCTTTAGAAAATGTAGGATTGGCACAAACGGTTAATCTGATGCCCGAAGAACTTTCTGGCGGAATGAAACGTAGAATTGCCTTGGCTAGAACATTAATTCTGCAGCCCAGTATTATTCTTTATGACGAACCAACCACCGGATTAGATCCCATTACGGCAAAGGAAATTTTGTTACTAATGATATCCATTCAAAAAAAATACAACACTTCGGCTATAATTATCACGCATGATGTGGATTGCGCCAGAGTGATTTCGAACCGAATGATTTTATTGGTAGATGGCATCAATTATGCCGAAGGTACATTTGAAGAGCTATCAACCTCAACAGATCCTAAAGTACAAGCTTTCTTTAAATAA
- a CDS encoding cation-translocating P-type ATPase, with protein MNWHLIPISEIAQLLNTKPSGIDSVTASQLLIQYGKNEIEDKKKKSILQMVLHQLLDFMILILIVAAIISGLLGDVTDTVIILAIVLINALVGVVQEYRAEKAMEALKNMIANHACVLREGKPIDIPVSNLVPGDVVILKGGNSIPADIRFFETHQIKVDESTLTGESHNVEKNTETLPEAEYSLGDFSNMGFKGTFVTAGRALAYVVATGMDTELGNIAKLIQTDETSTPLQKRLAAFGKRLSVVILIICTAIFLIGWLRGESALTMLITSISLAVAAIPEALPAMVTIALAFGAKRLAKNNALIRKLPAVETLGSVTHICTDKTGTLTLNKMTVETLYETSDGKQFPDFTKGSALLHAMALSNDVSKDKKGTWLGSSTEIALAQFAFNEKLERTNLEKKHPRIGELPFDSTRKMMTTIHQSENGILIITKGAVDILLNKLVDNQSSQVSEIEHKANEMSEKGYRVLGYAIKVLPSLPEKLIPNEIESELTFIGFAGMIDPPREEAKQAVSECKEAGIIPIMITGDHKLTAKSIAEKLAIITSEEDLVLTGAEMARLTREEFIEIVEKVRVYARVNPEQKLKIITALQSKNHYVAMTGDGVNDAPALKNADIGIAMGINGTEVSKEAAHMILLDDNFATIVIAVKHGRKIFDNILKFIKYIMTGNSGEIWAIFLAPFFGLPIPLLAIHILWINLVTDGLPGLALASEPAEADIMKRPPRKPNENIFAGGMAIHILWVGFLMGIVTLGMQAWAIHSQNGHWQTMAFTVLCFSQLGHVMAIRSDWKSIFQTGMFSNKSMLGALFITIALQLMLIYVPFCNAIFRTQPLTVYELAVTLAVSSIIFWAVEIEKWIKSMNQKRTN; from the coding sequence ATGAACTGGCATTTAATCCCTATATCGGAAATCGCCCAGTTATTGAATACAAAACCATCAGGTATCGATTCTGTAACTGCTTCACAACTCCTTATTCAATATGGAAAAAATGAAATAGAGGACAAAAAAAAGAAATCTATTTTACAAATGGTATTACACCAGCTACTGGATTTCATGATTCTCATTCTTATTGTAGCAGCAATTATTTCGGGATTATTGGGCGATGTAACAGACACCGTGATTATTCTTGCCATTGTTTTAATAAATGCTTTGGTTGGAGTCGTACAAGAATACCGAGCCGAAAAAGCAATGGAAGCTTTGAAGAATATGATTGCAAATCATGCCTGTGTTTTGCGAGAAGGAAAACCCATAGACATTCCGGTTTCTAATTTAGTTCCAGGAGATGTTGTCATACTTAAAGGAGGAAACAGCATTCCTGCCGACATTCGTTTTTTTGAAACCCATCAGATAAAAGTAGACGAATCAACCCTTACCGGAGAATCACATAATGTAGAAAAAAATACTGAAACCTTACCCGAAGCGGAATATTCTCTTGGTGATTTTTCGAATATGGGATTCAAAGGAACCTTTGTCACTGCGGGTCGCGCACTTGCTTATGTAGTGGCGACAGGAATGGACACAGAGTTAGGGAACATTGCAAAATTGATTCAAACCGACGAAACCTCAACGCCTTTACAAAAAAGATTAGCAGCTTTTGGCAAACGTTTATCAGTAGTGATACTTATAATATGTACCGCAATTTTCTTGATTGGCTGGTTGCGTGGTGAATCTGCTTTGACTATGTTAATCACCTCCATTTCACTTGCCGTTGCTGCAATACCCGAAGCACTTCCGGCCATGGTAACTATAGCACTTGCCTTTGGCGCAAAGCGATTAGCCAAAAATAATGCACTAATTCGTAAACTGCCGGCTGTAGAAACATTAGGTTCGGTAACACACATTTGCACTGATAAAACAGGAACACTTACGTTGAATAAAATGACTGTTGAAACCCTCTATGAAACTTCAGATGGAAAACAGTTTCCCGATTTTACAAAAGGGAGCGCCTTATTGCATGCCATGGCTTTGAGTAATGATGTCTCAAAAGATAAAAAAGGGACTTGGCTGGGCAGTTCCACCGAAATTGCTTTGGCACAATTTGCTTTCAATGAAAAATTAGAAAGAACCAATTTAGAAAAAAAACACCCACGAATTGGTGAATTACCTTTTGATTCTACCAGGAAAATGATGACGACAATTCACCAATCCGAAAATGGGATTCTGATAATTACCAAAGGTGCCGTTGATATTTTGCTAAACAAATTGGTTGATAACCAGTCTTCACAGGTTTCTGAAATAGAGCATAAAGCAAATGAAATGTCTGAAAAAGGATATCGGGTATTGGGATATGCCATAAAAGTACTGCCTAGTTTACCCGAAAAATTAATTCCTAATGAAATCGAATCTGAGTTAACATTTATCGGTTTTGCAGGAATGATTGATCCGCCGAGAGAAGAAGCAAAACAAGCCGTATCAGAATGTAAAGAAGCAGGAATTATTCCCATCATGATTACCGGAGATCATAAATTGACAGCTAAATCTATAGCAGAAAAATTAGCAATCATTACTTCTGAAGAAGATCTTGTATTGACTGGAGCCGAAATGGCCAGATTAACTCGGGAAGAATTTATTGAAATTGTCGAAAAAGTACGCGTTTATGCCCGCGTGAATCCGGAACAAAAATTAAAAATTATTACCGCCTTACAGTCTAAAAATCATTATGTAGCCATGACCGGCGATGGTGTAAACGATGCTCCGGCGCTAAAAAATGCTGATATCGGAATTGCGATGGGAATTAATGGAACAGAAGTTTCAAAAGAAGCGGCTCATATGATTTTGCTTGATGATAATTTTGCCACCATAGTAATTGCCGTAAAGCACGGACGAAAAATATTTGATAACATCCTAAAATTCATCAAATACATCATGACGGGAAATTCAGGCGAAATATGGGCTATTTTCTTAGCACCATTTTTTGGATTACCAATTCCGCTCTTGGCCATACACATTCTTTGGATTAATCTGGTAACAGATGGTTTGCCCGGATTAGCTTTGGCCTCCGAGCCTGCCGAAGCAGATATCATGAAAAGACCACCCAGAAAACCCAACGAAAATATTTTTGCAGGCGGTATGGCCATTCATATTTTATGGGTTGGCTTTTTGATGGGAATCGTAACACTTGGAATGCAAGCTTGGGCCATTCATTCCCAAAATGGTCATTGGCAAACAATGGCTTTTACCGTACTTTGTTTCAGTCAGTTGGGTCATGTTATGGCCATTCGTTCAGACTGGAAATCTATTTTTCAAACAGGGATGTTTTCTAATAAATCCATGTTAGGAGCACTATTTATAACTATTGCTTTGCAATTAATGTTGATTTATGTTCCGTTTTGTAACGCTATTTTTAGAACTCAACCGCTCACAGTTTATGAATTAGCGGTAACTCTGGCTGTATCAAGTATTATTTTTTGGGCTGTAGAAATAGAAAAATGGATAAAAAGCATGAACCAAAAAAGGACAAATTAG
- a CDS encoding MlaD family protein, producing the protein MEKTASQKIRLGLFVIIGLLIFILAVYFIGDKQKMFGKTNHLSAVFNNVSGLQLGNNVRYSGINVGTVRAIEMINDTTIKVDMIIDKTIFKHIKKNAIAIIGSDGLVGNMIINILPGKEDQTPVEPGDQIKSMSRIRTDDMLNTLGVTNKNASLLTIDLLKITKEITQGKGTVGLLIKDSVLSKDLKETMRYLKITGKETSEAVTKLNTLMGSLDKKNNVIGVLKDTAVANNIKTIVSNLDQSSTEITKVVGNLNTTILNVKEGKGAINYLSNDPKLVRKIDSTITNINAASIRLNEDLEALKHNFLFRGYFKKQEKAKLKEQKK; encoded by the coding sequence ATGGAAAAAACTGCTTCACAAAAAATACGACTTGGACTATTTGTAATCATCGGCTTATTGATTTTTATATTGGCCGTGTATTTTATTGGAGATAAACAAAAAATGTTTGGGAAAACCAATCATCTCAGCGCGGTTTTCAATAACGTAAGCGGATTACAATTAGGCAATAATGTGCGTTATTCCGGAATAAACGTGGGAACCGTTAGAGCAATCGAAATGATTAATGATACCACAATCAAGGTTGATATGATTATTGATAAAACTATTTTTAAACATATCAAAAAAAATGCAATTGCCATAATTGGTTCTGACGGTTTAGTAGGCAACATGATTATAAACATTCTGCCCGGTAAAGAAGACCAAACTCCTGTTGAGCCTGGAGACCAAATTAAATCTATGAGCCGCATTCGAACTGATGACATGCTCAATACACTTGGTGTTACCAATAAAAATGCATCATTGCTCACCATAGATTTACTCAAAATAACAAAAGAAATCACGCAGGGAAAAGGAACCGTTGGTTTACTGATTAAAGATTCAGTTTTATCCAAAGACTTGAAAGAAACCATGCGGTATTTGAAAATTACCGGAAAAGAAACCTCCGAAGCGGTGACCAAATTAAATACTCTCATGGGTTCTTTAGACAAAAAAAATAATGTAATTGGTGTTTTAAAAGATACGGCTGTAGCCAATAATATAAAAACAATCGTTTCGAATTTAGATCAATCCAGTACTGAGATTACCAAAGTGGTTGGTAACCTGAACACGACCATTTTGAATGTTAAAGAAGGAAAAGGCGCAATAAATTACCTTTCTAATGACCCAAAATTAGTTCGGAAAATAGATTCTACTATCACCAACATTAATGCTGCCAGCATCCGTTTGAACGAAGACTTGGAGGCTCTAAAACACAATTTTTTATTTAGGGGCTATTTCAAAAAACAAGAAAAAGCAAAATTAAAAGAGCAAAAAAAATAA
- a CDS encoding pesticidal protein Cry7Aa, whose translation MITIEKLGIVLSPTDLEFENNGVFNPGVYQEGNTIHFLYRAVEHGNYSTIGYAKMEGPLKVIERKEKPLISREFDYEKHGVEDARIVKIDGMYYITYTAYDGVNAMGALITSKDLVHFEKHGIITPHVNYQEYEDYVKCCNEARLNPKYHQYYNLFAQIGLVEDEFRLLRDKDVVLFPRKVNGKFVLLHRIWPGIQIVQFENWSDLTEAFWEDYLRNLDKHIVLDPKDIFEVNYIGAGGPPIETEFGWLLIYHGVQETPTGKIYHAKAALLQLDKPEIEIARLPYPLFSPTKKWEIEGEVSNIVFPTGHALFGNDLYIYYGVADKHIAVAKLDINELLLELRKQP comes from the coding sequence ATGATAACAATAGAAAAATTAGGCATTGTTCTTAGTCCTACTGATTTGGAATTTGAGAACAATGGCGTATTCAACCCAGGAGTTTATCAGGAGGGAAATACGATACACTTTTTATACAGAGCTGTAGAGCATGGTAATTATTCGACCATTGGTTATGCAAAAATGGAAGGACCACTTAAAGTAATTGAAAGAAAGGAAAAACCATTGATAAGCCGTGAATTTGATTACGAAAAACACGGTGTAGAGGATGCCCGAATTGTAAAAATTGACGGCATGTACTACATCACCTATACCGCTTATGATGGCGTCAACGCTATGGGAGCGCTTATCACTTCAAAAGATTTAGTTCATTTTGAAAAGCACGGAATAATAACGCCACATGTAAATTACCAAGAATATGAAGATTATGTAAAGTGCTGTAATGAAGCCAGACTAAATCCGAAATACCATCAATACTATAACCTTTTTGCACAAATTGGATTAGTAGAGGATGAATTTCGTTTGCTCCGAGATAAAGATGTGGTTTTGTTTCCAAGAAAAGTAAATGGAAAATTTGTATTGCTACATCGCATTTGGCCAGGAATTCAAATAGTACAATTTGAAAATTGGAGTGATTTAACCGAAGCTTTTTGGGAAGATTATCTTAGAAACCTTGATAAACATATAGTACTTGACCCCAAAGATATCTTTGAGGTAAACTACATTGGCGCTGGTGGCCCTCCCATAGAAACTGAATTTGGCTGGTTGCTTATTTATCATGGTGTACAAGAAACTCCAACAGGAAAAATATACCATGCCAAAGCTGCTTTATTACAATTAGACAAACCCGAAATTGAAATAGCGCGATTACCTTATCCTCTTTTTTCTCCAACAAAAAAGTGGGAAATAGAAGGAGAAGTCAGCAATATTGTGTTCCCAACCGGTCATGCTTTATTCGGGAATGACCTTTATATTTATTACGGTGTGGCTGACAAACACATCGCTGTAGCAAAATTAGATATTAACGAATTGCTTTTGGAACTAAGAAAGCAACCTTAA
- a CDS encoding J domain-containing protein — MAFIDYYKILEVDKTATEAEIKKAYRKMARKYHPDLNPNDKEAEKKFKEINEANEVLSHAENRKKYDEYGENWQHAEQYESAKQQQQYQRSSQGGGFGGFGGGGDYSDFFESMFGGRSARGGRRTSQYKGEDISAELHLDLKDVYTTNKRTLTINGKNIRLTIPAGVENGQQIKISGQGDEGINGGPKGDLYLTFTIENHTNFKRDKNNLYSTVPIDLYSAILGGEVTAGTFDGKVKLTVKPGTQNGTKVKLKGKGFPIYKKEGEFGDLYITYQIEIPTNLSEKEKELFAELAKLKNS, encoded by the coding sequence ATGGCATTTATAGACTATTATAAAATATTAGAAGTAGATAAAACCGCGACAGAAGCCGAGATAAAAAAAGCGTATCGAAAAATGGCCAGAAAATACCATCCTGACCTAAATCCGAACGATAAAGAAGCTGAAAAAAAGTTCAAGGAAATCAACGAAGCCAATGAAGTATTGAGTCATGCCGAAAATCGAAAAAAATACGATGAATACGGAGAGAATTGGCAACATGCGGAACAATATGAAAGTGCGAAACAGCAACAGCAATATCAAAGAAGCAGCCAAGGTGGGGGATTTGGTGGATTCGGTGGAGGCGGAGATTATTCGGATTTTTTTGAATCTATGTTTGGAGGACGTTCTGCAAGAGGAGGACGCCGAACTTCGCAATATAAAGGAGAAGATATTAGCGCTGAATTGCATCTTGATTTAAAAGACGTTTACACCACAAACAAACGGACCTTAACAATAAACGGCAAAAACATACGACTTACTATTCCAGCCGGAGTTGAAAATGGCCAACAAATAAAAATCAGCGGACAAGGTGATGAAGGAATTAACGGAGGACCAAAAGGAGATTTATACCTCACTTTCACGATAGAAAACCATACCAACTTTAAAAGAGACAAAAACAATTTATACAGTACTGTACCTATTGATTTGTATAGTGCCATTCTGGGCGGAGAAGTGACAGCTGGTACTTTTGACGGAAAAGTAAAACTAACCGTAAAACCGGGAACTCAAAACGGCACTAAAGTAAAATTAAAAGGAAAAGGCTTTCCCATTTATAAAAAAGAAGGAGAATTTGGCGATTTATACATTACCTACCAAATAGAAATCCCAACCAACCTCTCCGAAAAAGAAAAAGAATTATTTGCGGAACTTGCTAAGTTAAAAAACTCATGA
- a CDS encoding reverse transcriptase family protein, producing the protein MEFTLYKNSFTKEAQNLGYTEQTIKHCLNYAAVLFSNHVPIIYNTSHLSGLVGYKKEYLKKAILYPNSFYRDFQILKKNGKKREISEPLPSLKEIQLWILKNILYKVPVSPFAKAYKPNISLIENLKFHKNQPKVFTLDLENFFPSIKIQAIEKIFIGLGYSRLVSKMLSKLCTREGVLPQGAPTSPYLSNLIFKNADAEIADFCKQRKIRYTRYADDLSFSGDFDENELLTKITEIIENLNLKINPDKTKLMTPNTRQTVTGIVVNEKPQVVFHKRNELRQAMYYIKKFGFDEHREYKEINQANYLEHLLGKIDFVLQINPKDLEFIGYKAYLIDLKMKQELKLKKPDTILISKTTVLITM; encoded by the coding sequence ATGGAATTTACCCTATACAAAAACAGTTTTACTAAGGAAGCCCAGAATTTAGGCTATACAGAACAGACTATAAAACACTGTCTTAATTATGCAGCCGTTTTGTTTTCTAATCACGTTCCTATTATATACAACACCTCCCACTTGTCAGGACTTGTGGGTTACAAAAAAGAATACTTGAAAAAAGCGATACTTTATCCAAATTCTTTTTATAGGGATTTTCAAATTCTAAAAAAAAACGGAAAGAAACGCGAGATTTCAGAACCGCTTCCGAGTTTAAAAGAAATACAACTTTGGATACTCAAAAACATCCTTTATAAAGTTCCCGTAAGTCCTTTTGCGAAAGCATACAAACCCAATATAAGTCTTATTGAAAACCTGAAATTTCATAAAAATCAGCCTAAAGTGTTTACATTGGATTTAGAAAACTTCTTTCCATCGATTAAAATACAAGCTATCGAAAAAATTTTCATCGGATTGGGCTATTCCAGATTGGTTTCAAAAATGCTTTCTAAATTATGCACCCGAGAAGGAGTTTTGCCACAAGGTGCGCCAACAAGTCCTTATCTTTCGAATCTAATTTTTAAAAATGCCGATGCAGAGATAGCCGATTTTTGTAAACAACGAAAAATAAGATATACCCGTTATGCGGATGATTTGAGCTTTTCCGGTGATTTTGATGAGAATGAACTTCTAACCAAAATAACTGAAATTATCGAAAATTTAAACCTGAAAATCAATCCCGATAAAACAAAACTCATGACTCCCAACACCCGGCAAACGGTTACAGGTATTGTCGTCAACGAAAAACCACAAGTCGTGTTTCATAAACGAAATGAATTAAGACAGGCAATGTATTACATTAAAAAATTTGGTTTTGATGAACATCGGGAATACAAGGAAATCAATCAGGCCAATTATTTAGAACATCTGCTGGGAAAAATAGATTTTGTACTGCAAATAAATCCGAAAGATTTAGAGTTTATAGGCTACAAAGCCTATCTTATTGATTTGAAAATGAAACAAGAATTGAAACTAAAAAAACCAGATACCATACTGATTTCCAAAACAACCGTTTTGATTACAATGTAA
- a CDS encoding phospholipase D-like domain-containing protein — translation MLISKNTLPTTEKITLVHSGDDYFSRLEQLISEAQSELHIQIYLFENDATGKKIIHALQEAANRQVTIYLLLDGFGSLSLPLEIINKLKQNGINFRYFSPLFSANSFYLGRRLHQKVVVADAKVALIGGINIADKYHGTKNEKPWLDYAVLINGKIAAPLQELCKAIYCKEKKIQRKKILPAFQPQQEALIRILQNDWLNRKNEISNAYIKSIRNAKEEITIVGSYFLPGRKLTNALKKASQNKVRIRLILSGVSDLPMTRRATCYFYTKLLGYNIELYEWNQSVLHGKAAVVDSIWTTIGSFNLNNLSSYGSVEMNIGIDSAIFSKMYQNHLNEIILQCQRITPESLKTTDTILSKIINGLSYYSTRAIEIIMTYLPYRRFNN, via the coding sequence ATGCTAATTTCTAAAAACACTCTTCCTACCACAGAAAAAATAACACTGGTACATAGTGGTGACGATTATTTTTCTCGTTTAGAACAACTAATTTCTGAGGCACAATCAGAACTTCATATCCAAATTTATCTTTTTGAAAACGACGCTACAGGAAAAAAAATAATCCATGCGTTGCAAGAAGCGGCGAATCGCCAAGTAACAATATATCTTTTATTGGATGGTTTTGGTTCTCTGTCACTTCCTTTAGAAATAATCAATAAACTGAAACAAAACGGCATCAACTTTCGCTATTTTTCCCCATTATTTTCGGCAAATTCATTTTATCTTGGTCGAAGATTACATCAAAAAGTAGTTGTCGCTGATGCAAAAGTTGCCTTAATTGGCGGAATTAACATTGCCGATAAATACCACGGAACCAAAAATGAGAAACCATGGCTGGATTATGCCGTACTGATCAACGGAAAAATCGCAGCGCCATTACAAGAACTCTGTAAAGCGATTTATTGTAAAGAAAAGAAAATTCAAAGAAAAAAAATACTTCCTGCTTTTCAACCGCAACAAGAAGCACTGATTCGGATTTTGCAAAATGACTGGCTCAATCGAAAAAACGAAATTTCTAATGCGTACATAAAATCCATTCGCAATGCCAAAGAAGAAATAACCATTGTAGGCAGTTATTTTCTTCCGGGTCGAAAGCTGACCAATGCCTTAAAAAAAGCATCTCAAAATAAAGTTCGCATTCGATTAATATTATCTGGCGTTTCCGATTTGCCGATGACCCGTCGCGCAACTTGCTATTTTTACACCAAACTTCTGGGCTATAATATTGAATTATACGAATGGAATCAATCTGTTTTACACGGAAAAGCGGCGGTTGTTGATTCGATATGGACAACAATTGGTTCCTTTAACCTCAATAATCTGAGTTCTTACGGAAGTGTTGAAATGAATATTGGAATCGATTCAGCTATTTTTTCAAAAATGTATCAAAATCACCTCAACGAAATTATTTTGCAATGCCAAAGAATCACTCCGGAATCATTGAAAACGACTGATACTATACTTTCAAAAATCATAAACGGATTATCGTATTACAGTACCAGAGCAATAGAAATCATCATGACTTATTTGCCTTACAGAAGGTTTAATAATTAA
- a CDS encoding MlaE family ABC transporter permease — translation MNSIFKIVELFNVFLLEIGELSYFAGRFFKEAFKRPFEFKEFLRQCFYMGNRSLLLVAVTGFIIGLVFTLQSRPTLQEFGAVSWMPSMVSISIIREIGPIITALICAGRIGSGIGAELGSMRVTEQIDAMEVSGTNPFKYLVVTRILATTFMLPVLVFFGDCIAIFGSFLVENLKGNVSFLLYYNQVFDALEFGDLIPATVKTFFFGFAIGLVGCFKGYNCKKGTAGVGLAANSAVVYTSMLLFIIDFIAVFVTDIFYDL, via the coding sequence ATGAATAGCATTTTTAAAATAGTCGAATTATTCAATGTTTTTTTACTCGAAATTGGTGAACTATCCTACTTTGCAGGCCGATTTTTTAAAGAAGCTTTTAAGCGTCCTTTTGAGTTTAAGGAGTTTCTTAGGCAATGTTTTTATATGGGGAATCGATCTTTACTCCTTGTAGCTGTTACCGGATTTATTATTGGTTTGGTTTTTACACTGCAATCCCGGCCAACACTTCAGGAATTTGGTGCTGTTTCCTGGATGCCTTCAATGGTAAGTATTTCAATCATTCGAGAAATCGGACCTATAATTACGGCTTTGATTTGTGCAGGACGAATTGGCTCCGGAATTGGGGCTGAGTTAGGTTCTATGCGAGTAACAGAACAGATTGATGCCATGGAAGTTTCTGGCACAAATCCTTTTAAATATTTAGTAGTAACACGCATATTGGCAACGACATTTATGCTTCCTGTATTGGTTTTCTTTGGAGATTGTATCGCTATTTTTGGCTCCTTTCTGGTCGAAAATTTAAAGGGAAATGTCTCTTTCCTGTTGTATTATAATCAGGTTTTTGATGCTTTAGAATTTGGTGATTTAATTCCGGCAACGGTTAAGACTTTCTTTTTTGGATTTGCAATAGGACTCGTCGGTTGTTTCAAAGGATACAATTGTAAAAAAGGCACTGCCGGCGTAGGTTTAGCAGCAAACTCAGCGGTGGTTTATACCTCGATGCTGCTTTTTATTATTGACTTTATTGCTGTTTTTGTAACGGATATTTTTTATGATTTATAA
- a CDS encoding chaperone modulator CbpM: protein MNIENLIPVTALCTYYKLEMPFFGHLNEMGLIEIQIIEEIQYIHPDALYEIEKMIRMHQELAINIEGIDVVFNLLQKIDALQNELIAVKNRLRLYES, encoded by the coding sequence ATGAACATCGAAAACCTCATCCCAGTAACTGCCTTATGTACCTATTATAAATTAGAAATGCCTTTTTTTGGTCATTTAAATGAAATGGGACTTATAGAAATTCAAATTATTGAAGAAATCCAATATATCCATCCCGATGCCTTATATGAAATAGAAAAAATGATACGAATGCATCAGGAATTAGCGATTAATATTGAGGGAATAGATGTAGTTTTTAATCTGTTACAAAAAATAGATGCTTTACAAAATGAATTAATTGCCGTCAAAAACAGATTGCGACTTTATGAAAGTTAA